A single genomic interval of Penaeus vannamei isolate JL-2024 chromosome 21, ASM4276789v1, whole genome shotgun sequence harbors:
- the LOC113825486 gene encoding transcription factor HES-4, whose amino-acid sequence MCSSTSSNMADSQKTRRSNKPLMERRRRERINHCLNELKNLVLTAQRKDPTRYSKLEKADILEMTVRHVQALHRHDSGAPRGSAGGDSTAKYRAGFTQCASEVSRFLAGVNGLPPDLHARVMSHLSTASTTTEAPSATEVLEARSPSSSPQHPEGSQASLAGVPLMQARLPSGQLALVLPSWASVPSGNVSPVNAASPEAAGTPSSPESARGSPQRTPDSFEGRVSPCAYSGGEASPTTSVQDSPSDPQVAPLDLATPHRRGEPVSVALRRQHAITVQVESPQLATSATKPQVALHPRPTATTPAPRVSPKQGPVAAPKAPTPCQWLREARHTPYPAHHRHQQQNPHWRPW is encoded by the exons ATGTGCAGTTCGACCAGTTCAAACATGGCAGATAGTCAGAAAACAAGACGA AGTAACAAGCCACTTATGGAGAGACGTCGTCGGGAACGCATAAACCACTGCCTAAACGAACTAAAGAATCTGGTCCTGACCGCCCAGAGGAAAGAC CCGACGCGATACAGTAAGCTTGAGAAAGCGGACATCTTGGAGATGACAGTCCGCCACGTGCAGGCGCTCCACCGTCACGACAGCGGCGCCCCTCGAGGCTCTGCAGGGGGCGACTCCACGGCCAAGTACCGGGCGGGCTTCACCCAGTGCGCCTCGGAGGTCAGCAGGTTCCTGGCGGGCGTGAACGGCCTGCCCCCCGACCTCCACGCGCGCGTCATGTCGCACCTGAGCACCGCCAGCACCACCACCGAAGCTCCTTCGGCGACCGAGGTCCTCGAAGCCAGGAGTCCTTCGTCCTCCCCGCAGCACCCCGAGGGCTCTCAGGCCTCGCTGGCAGGAGTGCCTCTCATGCAGGCGCGCCTTCCTTCGGGCCAGCTGGCCCTCGTGCTCCCGTCCTGGGCCTCGGTTCCTTCGGGGAACGTGTCTCCCGTGAACGCGGCATCGCCCGAGGCTGCAGGAACACCCTCTTCGCCCGAATCCGCCCGAGGGAGCCCTCAGAGAACTCCCGATTCCTTCGAGGGGCGAGTGAGTCCGTGCGCTTACTCAGGAGGCGAAGCGAGCCCGACCACGAGCGTGCAGGACTCGCCCTCCGACCCCCAGGTTGCCCCCCTCGACCTGGCCACGCCGCACCGCCGCGGCGAGCCCGTGTCCGTCGCCCTCCGCCGCCAGCACGCCATCACAGTGCAGGTGGAATCCCCGCAGCTGGCCACGTCGGCCACCAAGCCCCAGGTGGCCCTTCACCCCCGCCCCACCGCCACCACGCCAGCCCCCCGCGTTTCACCCAAACAGGGCCCCGTCGCCGCGCCCAAAGCACCGACCCCTTGCCAGTGGCTGCGAGAGGCCCGCCACACCCCCTACCccgcccaccaccgccaccagcagcagaaccCCCACTGGCGCCCTTGGTGA